The following coding sequences are from one Paenibacillus sp. JDR-2 window:
- a CDS encoding low temperature requirement protein A encodes MKRLVADSMLFRSRGSIDSGKVSFIELFFDLIFVFAVTQLSHSFLKNFTLEGAIHLGILTMAIWWVWIFTAWVMNWLNPETKRVRFMLIALMLVGLIMSSSLPEAFEKTGIYFACAYTLFQVGRTAYTVWVLQHGSTELRINFIRIFSWLAFSGIFWIAGGIAHEENRLALWCIALLIEYLSPSMGFWTPKLGKTPTTVWDVEGSHMAERCGLFIIIALGESILVTGATFAELEWDLLTFGSFVAAFVSSVTMWWIYFNMTSKTGHHFIAHSEDPGRVARSAYTYTHLLLVAGIILSAVADELVLAHPTGHIELKTALVIMAGPALYLLGNMLFMRIVAGVVSAPYTVGIIVLAALFLLYSIVPPLFLSVLATLTLVGVALWGSAFTDRLCQAPLPGQHKTETH; translated from the coding sequence ATGAAGAGGTTGGTAGCAGATTCGATGCTGTTCCGAAGCAGGGGCAGTATTGATTCCGGGAAAGTATCTTTTATCGAATTGTTTTTTGACTTGATTTTTGTTTTCGCCGTGACCCAGTTATCCCATTCCTTTCTGAAAAATTTCACTCTGGAAGGAGCCATTCATCTCGGTATTCTGACGATGGCGATCTGGTGGGTCTGGATCTTTACCGCTTGGGTCATGAACTGGCTCAATCCGGAAACGAAACGCGTAAGATTTATGCTTATCGCGCTAATGCTGGTGGGACTTATTATGTCGTCGTCGCTGCCGGAAGCCTTTGAGAAAACGGGAATTTATTTTGCATGTGCCTATACCTTGTTCCAGGTGGGAAGGACCGCCTATACCGTCTGGGTTCTCCAGCATGGCTCAACCGAGCTGCGGATTAATTTTATCCGGATATTCAGCTGGCTGGCCTTTTCGGGAATCTTCTGGATTGCCGGAGGAATTGCGCATGAAGAGAATCGTCTCGCTTTATGGTGCATCGCGCTACTCATTGAATACCTCTCTCCGTCGATGGGCTTCTGGACGCCTAAGCTTGGAAAAACCCCAACTACCGTCTGGGATGTCGAAGGCTCCCATATGGCGGAGCGGTGCGGATTGTTTATTATTATCGCGCTTGGCGAATCCATTCTGGTTACGGGGGCGACCTTCGCGGAGCTTGAATGGGATTTGCTCACCTTCGGGTCTTTTGTCGCCGCTTTTGTCAGCTCGGTCACGATGTGGTGGATTTATTTCAATATGACGTCCAAAACCGGCCATCATTTTATCGCTCATTCCGAAGATCCGGGCAGAGTTGCCCGTTCGGCTTATACGTATACGCATCTGCTTCTGGTTGCCGGCATCATCCTGTCGGCCGTAGCGGATGAATTGGTGCTCGCTCACCCGACGGGGCATATCGAGCTCAAGACCGCGCTTGTTATTATGGCGGGCCCTGCTCTTTATTTGCTTGGCAATATGCTGTTTATGCGGATCGTAGCCGGCGTTGTATCGGCACCGTATACGGTTGGAATCATCGTTCTTGCTGCTTTGTTCCTGCTCTACAGCATCGTTCCTCCGTTGTTCTTATCTGTCCTTGCAACGCTTACGCTTGTTGGCGTCGCTTTATGGGGCTCCGCCTTTACCGACCGGCTTTGTCAGGCGCCGCTGCCTGGACAGCATAAGACCGAGACGCATTAA
- a CDS encoding SRPBCC family protein — translation MTNAIVSRVENENVLVLERVFTAPRELVFKMFKEPEHLKNWWGPRGWEVPVCTIDFRPGGIWHYCMKCMDQSQGDFYGMESWGKGVYKEIDEPNSFSYTDYFSDAEGNINEELPSTDIVLEFVDLGDGTTKLINRAVYASGDALKTVMDMGMLQGISETWDRLEEALQAAK, via the coding sequence ATGACAAACGCAATCGTATCAAGAGTAGAGAACGAAAATGTACTGGTGTTGGAGCGCGTATTCACAGCGCCGCGCGAGCTGGTGTTCAAGATGTTTAAGGAGCCTGAGCATCTGAAGAACTGGTGGGGACCACGCGGCTGGGAAGTGCCCGTATGTACAATCGATTTCCGTCCGGGCGGCATTTGGCATTATTGCATGAAGTGCATGGATCAAAGCCAAGGCGATTTCTACGGTATGGAATCGTGGGGCAAAGGCGTTTACAAAGAAATCGATGAGCCGAACAGCTTCAGCTACACGGATTACTTCTCCGATGCGGAAGGCAATATTAATGAGGAATTGCCTTCTACCGATATCGTTTTGGAATTTGTTGATCTGGGAGACGGCACGACAAAGCTGATCAACCGTGCCGTGTATGCTTCGGGCGACGCTCTGAAGACGGTTATGGACATGGGGATGCTGCAAGGCATTTCGGAAACTTGGGACCGTCTGGAAGAAGCATTGCAAGCAGCGAAATAA
- a CDS encoding organic hydroperoxide resistance protein — translation MISKELYKTSVKAVGGRNGRLESDDGLLAVNVLHPKELGGPGGATNPEQLFAGGYAACFESALNLVCRERKIKPESTSVTAQVTLGKDAEDNFELAVVLQITLAGVENAVAQELAEAAHNVCPYSRATRGNINVQLNVV, via the coding sequence ATGATATCAAAAGAGTTGTACAAAACAAGCGTAAAAGCGGTTGGAGGCCGTAACGGCCGGCTTGAATCGGATGATGGCCTGCTGGCCGTCAACGTGCTTCATCCGAAGGAGCTTGGAGGACCGGGAGGCGCGACCAATCCGGAGCAGCTGTTTGCGGGCGGTTATGCCGCATGCTTCGAGAGCGCGCTGAATCTGGTGTGCCGGGAAAGAAAAATCAAACCGGAAAGCACATCCGTGACGGCGCAAGTGACGCTTGGCAAGGATGCGGAGGACAATTTCGAGCTTGCGGTTGTACTTCAGATTACTTTGGCTGGCGTGGAAAACGCAGTGGCTCAGGAGCTTGCCGAAGCGGCGCATAATGTGTGCCCGTATTCAAGAGCAACCCGGGGCAACATCAACGTTCAATTAAACGTAGTTTGA
- a CDS encoding translation initiation factor 2: MGNNNGQTGSNGNSKGNSNNNNNNKNNSNKNNSNSNANGTQVSDSVDLIAARLGYIGAIIATIGDGIAAIAAGIALRQLEEQSLAATRAEVDQFRQTENIQQQVDFYINELIQIRKMIK; this comes from the coding sequence ATGGGGAATAACAACGGTCAAACCGGAAGTAACGGAAACAGCAAAGGCAACAGTAATAACAATAACAACAATAAAAATAACAGTAATAAAAATAACAGTAACAGCAATGCTAACGGCACTCAGGTTAGTGACTCCGTGGATCTTATCGCCGCCCGGCTTGGCTATATCGGCGCCATTATCGCAACCATAGGAGATGGAATAGCCGCAATCGCAGCGGGTATTGCCCTTCGGCAGCTTGAAGAGCAGAGCTTAGCCGCAACACGGGCCGAAGTAGATCAATTCAGGCAAACCGAAAACATCCAGCAGCAGGTTGATTTCTATATCAATGAATTGATTCAGATTCGGAAAATGATTAAATGA
- a CDS encoding ArsR/SmtB family transcription factor, producing MSGHNPGLDMTTLSALSEPNRKHIVELLRDGPLTVGEIADKLGIRQPQASKHLKVLSDNGIVEVKAEANRRFYKLRPEPFHSLESWINSFRRIWEERYDNLENYLRELQSKEQLPSPNNHNEEELK from the coding sequence ATGTCAGGACATAATCCGGGCTTGGATATGACGACGTTAAGCGCACTCTCTGAACCTAATCGGAAGCATATTGTTGAGCTGCTGCGTGACGGTCCCCTGACAGTAGGAGAAATCGCCGACAAGCTGGGGATCAGGCAGCCCCAGGCTTCGAAGCATTTGAAAGTGCTTAGCGACAATGGCATTGTGGAAGTGAAGGCCGAAGCTAACCGCAGGTTCTACAAGCTCCGGCCAGAGCCCTTCCACTCGCTGGAATCGTGGATTAACTCCTTCCGCCGGATCTGGGAAGAGCGTTACGATAATCTGGAGAACTACCTGCGGGAGCTGCAAAGCAAAGAACAGTTACCAAGTCCCAACAACCATAATGAGGAGGAATTAAAATGA
- a CDS encoding copper amine oxidase N-terminal domain-containing protein — protein sequence MKKTKIKILAGLAGITLLLNPIATYAEDTGIQLTVLDGKLVSGRVFMPLRAAGDAIGAKIGWNQKTQTATVEKDGEVFEAKVGPLVKLFNNRVYVQFREFNETFFEQDTILWEKQYLQASSAHFLVQTAPLKNAEALKIAADAVAGKKERKQFLKETAGFFVNEYVTWNGSNQFTARYNSEWNDSRDYYASTIEAVMTKSGDRWTAGSFRYDKEQILPPH from the coding sequence ATGAAAAAAACAAAAATCAAGATTCTAGCCGGATTGGCGGGAATCACTCTGTTACTTAACCCTATTGCTACTTACGCTGAAGATACGGGAATTCAATTAACGGTACTGGATGGCAAGCTGGTTAGCGGGAGAGTGTTTATGCCGCTTAGGGCAGCCGGCGACGCCATCGGCGCGAAGATCGGCTGGAATCAGAAGACGCAAACCGCAACGGTTGAGAAGGACGGGGAAGTATTCGAGGCAAAAGTCGGCCCGTTGGTGAAGCTGTTTAATAATCGGGTGTATGTTCAGTTCAGAGAATTTAACGAGACTTTTTTTGAGCAAGATACCATCTTGTGGGAGAAGCAGTATTTGCAGGCATCATCGGCGCATTTTCTTGTTCAGACCGCCCCTTTAAAGAATGCTGAGGCTTTGAAAATAGCTGCCGATGCGGTTGCCGGGAAGAAGGAAAGAAAGCAGTTTCTGAAGGAGACGGCAGGATTTTTTGTCAATGAGTACGTAACCTGGAACGGGTCAAATCAATTTACAGCCCGCTATAATTCGGAATGGAATGATAGTCGCGACTACTACGCTTCGACAATAGAAGCGGTGATGACAAAGTCGGGCGACCGCTGGACTGCTGGCTCTTTCCGGTATGATAAGGAGCAGATATTGCCTCCCCATTGA